In Halobaculum rubrum, the following are encoded in one genomic region:
- a CDS encoding helix-turn-helix transcriptional regulator, producing the protein MSASDAEASLSEDELAGLELVRETGGIHQSDFWKELDVSSRKGSRIAEKLQGLGLIQREDAVYNGHNTYFLAPTAKDLNFSLMMAGDMLSPFIGEEEIDPNSDAFTQWLMNLAYEEY; encoded by the coding sequence ATGAGCGCCTCCGACGCCGAAGCGAGCCTCTCCGAGGACGAGCTCGCCGGCCTCGAACTCGTCCGCGAGACCGGCGGCATCCACCAATCGGACTTCTGGAAGGAGCTGGACGTCTCCTCGCGCAAGGGGAGCCGCATCGCGGAGAAGCTGCAGGGACTCGGCCTCATCCAGCGCGAGGACGCCGTCTACAACGGTCACAACACGTACTTCCTCGCGCCGACGGCGAAGGACCTGAACTTCTCGCTGATGATGGCCGGCGACATGCTCTCGCCGTTCATCGGCGAGGAGGAGATCGACCCGAACTCCGACGCGTTCACGCAGTGGCTGATGAACCTCGCGTACGAAGAGTACTGA
- a CDS encoding M20/M25/M40 family metallo-hydrolase, producing MSDAEPGDEPASATEFDPVAFLVEAVPIASHESVDEMREFLVETLAAHGVDPWVDNAGNVRATRRASDADAAAEGPHLVCNTHIDTVRPHVPFERDTDEEGNEVIRGRGSCDAKGPLAALLAGFLAVEPARGAVTLAVSPDEETLSTGADALVRGRDADHPDGPVDPVDGDLFLVGEPTDCDVCVAACGRFEGTLTLSGSAAHAAEPVSGVNAVAALEDALAAIRRFDDDAEAHPMLGAPTLVATGVTGGEATNQVPAEATITLDRRSVPPETAEGFRADLEAAVRAAVDDAVGVEFDLTERSTPFLEAFDTDPDHALVSAISDAARAVGGETDGEVRPFGAATEASYFAPAPTVVFGPGHLADADGAVAHGEREYVRVDRVRDAAGTVRRALDSLLG from the coding sequence ATGAGCGACGCCGAACCCGGCGACGAGCCGGCGTCGGCGACCGAGTTCGATCCGGTCGCGTTCCTCGTCGAAGCGGTTCCGATCGCGTCCCACGAGTCCGTCGACGAGATGCGGGAGTTCCTCGTGGAAACGCTCGCTGCCCACGGCGTGGACCCGTGGGTCGACAACGCGGGGAACGTCCGGGCGACGCGGCGCGCGTCGGACGCGGACGCCGCGGCGGAGGGACCGCACCTCGTGTGCAACACGCACATCGACACCGTCCGGCCGCACGTACCCTTCGAGCGCGACACCGACGAGGAGGGGAACGAGGTGATCCGGGGCCGCGGCTCCTGCGACGCGAAGGGACCGCTCGCGGCGCTGCTCGCGGGCTTTCTCGCCGTCGAGCCCGCACGCGGCGCGGTCACGCTCGCGGTGTCGCCCGACGAGGAGACGCTGTCGACCGGCGCGGACGCGCTCGTGCGTGGTCGCGACGCCGACCACCCCGACGGCCCGGTCGATCCCGTCGACGGCGACCTGTTCCTCGTCGGAGAGCCGACCGACTGTGACGTCTGTGTCGCCGCTTGCGGCCGGTTCGAGGGGACGCTGACGCTCTCCGGCTCCGCCGCCCACGCCGCCGAGCCCGTCTCGGGGGTCAACGCGGTCGCCGCGCTGGAGGACGCGCTGGCGGCGATCCGCCGGTTCGACGACGACGCCGAAGCACACCCGATGCTCGGCGCGCCGACGCTCGTTGCCACGGGCGTGACCGGCGGCGAGGCGACCAATCAGGTGCCAGCCGAGGCGACGATCACCCTCGACCGACGGTCGGTGCCGCCGGAGACGGCCGAAGGGTTCCGAGCGGATCTCGAGGCCGCGGTCCGCGCGGCCGTCGACGACGCCGTCGGGGTCGAGTTCGACCTGACGGAGCGCTCGACGCCGTTCCTGGAGGCGTTCGACACCGATCCGGACCACGCGTTGGTGTCGGCAATCAGCGACGCGGCGCGCGCGGTCGGCGGAGAGACGGACGGCGAGGTTCGGCCCTTCGGCGCGGCGACGGAGGCGTCGTACTTCGCGCCCGCGCCGACGGTCGTGTTCGGGCCGGGCCATCTCGCCGACGCGGACGGCGCGGTCGCTCACGGCGAACGCGAGTACGTCCGCGTCGACCGCGTCCGCGACGCCGCCGGGACGGTTCGGCGCGCGCTCGATTCCCTGCTCGGGTAG
- a CDS encoding 2,3,4,5-tetrahydropyridine-2,6-dicarboxylate N-succinyltransferase, whose protein sequence is MTLESDIDDLWHRYDDGLTAADADDSVRRSLDEFLDALEAGEIRAARKTGDGVDSWEANEWVKRGVLLNFGLRGTERREYGGVGYYDVLPLRETDDLEARGARNTPDGTVLRRGAHLGDDTIMMSPSFVNIGAHVGAGTLVDSCDTVGSCAQLGESVKLGANTLIGGVLEPVEDAPVIVEDGVSLGAGCRVTSGFRVGENSIVGENTLLTPRIPVYDLVEEEVVYGHLPENRRAFTRFVESSVSDHDLFEGGAYKPAVVATDVETETLEATRREDALRE, encoded by the coding sequence ATGACGCTCGAATCCGATATCGACGACCTGTGGCACCGCTACGACGACGGACTGACCGCGGCCGACGCCGACGACTCCGTCCGCCGATCCCTCGACGAGTTCCTCGACGCGCTTGAGGCGGGAGAGATCCGGGCGGCACGCAAGACCGGCGACGGCGTCGATTCCTGGGAGGCCAACGAGTGGGTCAAGCGGGGGGTTCTGCTCAACTTCGGCCTGCGCGGGACCGAGCGCCGCGAGTACGGCGGCGTCGGCTACTACGACGTGCTCCCGCTGCGCGAGACTGACGACCTCGAAGCCCGCGGGGCGCGAAACACCCCCGACGGCACCGTGCTCCGCCGGGGCGCCCACCTCGGCGACGACACGATCATGATGAGCCCGTCGTTCGTCAATATCGGCGCCCACGTGGGCGCGGGAACGCTCGTCGACTCCTGCGACACCGTCGGCTCCTGCGCCCAGCTCGGCGAGAGCGTGAAGCTCGGCGCGAACACGCTGATCGGCGGCGTGTTGGAGCCGGTCGAGGACGCGCCCGTGATAGTCGAGGACGGCGTCTCGCTGGGCGCGGGCTGTCGCGTCACCTCGGGGTTCCGCGTCGGCGAGAACTCGATCGTCGGCGAGAACACGCTGCTCACGCCGCGAATCCCGGTGTACGACCTCGTCGAGGAGGAGGTCGTCTACGGCCACCTCCCCGAGAACCGCCGCGCGTTCACCCGGTTCGTCGAGTCCAGCGTGAGCGACCACGACCTGTTCGAGGGCGGCGCGTACAAGCCCGCGGTCGTCGCCACCGACGTGGAGACCGAGACCCTGGAGGCGACGCGGCGCGAGGACGCGCTCCGCGAATGA
- the dapB gene encoding 4-hydroxy-tetrahydrodipicolinate reductase → MGREVIEAASHRDDCEVALAVNRSPVDPVGGVEVADAGDLPDLLAGADPAVDVLVDFTGPDSSVEYVAAAAEAGVACVVGTTGFDDEQEAALVDAAEAVPMLRASNFSRGIAALRRAVRAAAGALPGYDVEVTETHHNGKADAPSGTALTLLDDVEDARPELDERVHGREGDAPRTDGEIGVHARRAGDIAGEHEVLMAGDENVLELTHRAGSRRVFAAGALDAAAWLAGRDAGAYDFTEVLDSP, encoded by the coding sequence ATGGGCCGGGAGGTGATCGAGGCCGCGAGTCACCGCGACGACTGCGAGGTCGCCCTCGCGGTGAACCGATCGCCCGTCGACCCGGTCGGCGGCGTCGAGGTCGCGGACGCGGGCGACCTTCCGGACCTGCTCGCGGGCGCCGACCCCGCGGTCGACGTGCTCGTGGACTTCACCGGTCCCGACTCCAGCGTCGAGTACGTCGCCGCCGCGGCCGAGGCCGGCGTCGCCTGCGTCGTCGGCACCACCGGCTTCGACGACGAACAGGAGGCCGCCCTCGTCGACGCAGCCGAGGCGGTGCCGATGTTGCGCGCATCGAACTTCTCCCGCGGGATCGCCGCGCTGCGCCGGGCGGTCCGGGCGGCCGCCGGAGCGCTCCCCGGCTACGACGTGGAGGTCACCGAGACCCACCACAACGGGAAGGCTGACGCGCCCAGCGGGACGGCCCTGACCCTCCTCGACGACGTCGAGGACGCCCGTCCCGAGCTGGACGAGCGCGTCCACGGCCGCGAGGGGGACGCCCCGCGAACGGACGGCGAGATCGGGGTTCACGCCCGCCGCGCGGGCGACATCGCCGGCGAGCACGAGGTGCTCATGGCCGGCGACGAGAACGTCCTCGAACTGACCCATCGCGCCGGTTCCCGGCGTGTGTTCGCCGCCGGCGCGCTCGACGCCGCCGCGTGGCTCGCCGGCCGCGACGCCGGCGCCTACGACTTCACGGAGGTACTCGACTCACCATGA
- a CDS encoding NRDE family protein gives MCTLTLAWRVFDEAPVVVAANRDESYGRPSEPPAARGDGVIAPRDAEAGGTWVGVTRDGLFVGITNRWVDGLAGERSRGLLVDDCLHAASAEAAAGHVGESCRDHEYDGFNLVIADAAAAVLLEWDGHLQVTDLEAGVHVVGNTGYDGTYFQPPARPEAGPEEAHNATRLRRELAPERGESADAWLDRAGAALGDHEFGVCIHDETHGFGTVSSTLIGAGTDGAIRYDHADGPPCEAAYEPVEFDG, from the coding sequence ATGTGTACCCTGACGCTGGCCTGGCGGGTGTTCGACGAGGCTCCGGTCGTCGTGGCGGCCAACCGCGACGAGTCCTACGGTCGACCCTCCGAACCGCCCGCCGCCCGCGGCGACGGGGTCATCGCGCCGCGGGACGCCGAGGCGGGCGGGACGTGGGTGGGCGTCACCCGGGACGGCCTGTTCGTCGGGATCACCAATCGCTGGGTCGACGGGCTCGCCGGGGAGCGCTCGCGGGGACTGCTCGTCGACGACTGCCTGCACGCGGCGTCCGCGGAGGCCGCGGCCGGTCACGTCGGAGAGTCGTGTCGCGACCACGAGTACGACGGGTTCAATCTCGTGATCGCGGACGCGGCGGCGGCGGTTCTGCTGGAGTGGGACGGCCATCTGCAGGTGACTGACCTGGAGGCCGGGGTCCACGTCGTCGGCAACACCGGCTACGACGGCACCTACTTCCAACCGCCCGCGCGGCCGGAAGCGGGTCCCGAGGAGGCACACAACGCGACGCGGCTCCGTCGCGAACTCGCCCCGGAGCGGGGGGAGTCCGCCGACGCGTGGCTCGACCGTGCGGGCGCGGCGCTCGGCGATCACGAGTTCGGCGTCTGCATCCACGACGAGACACACGGGTTCGGCACGGTCTCGTCGACGCTCATCGGGGCGGGGACCGATGGCGCGATCCGGTACGATCACGCGGACGGACCGCCCTGCGAGGCGGCGTACGAGCCGGTCGAGTTCGACGGGTGA
- the dapF gene encoding diaminopimelate epimerase, producing MSESTGPTGSAGQLTVPAVKYHGTGNDFLVVDAADAEDVPDRGAFAVHHCDRETGVEGAERTGADGVLFMHVDEATVRGDSPVTATMTLVQPDASIAEMCGNGARCAAAWVRERTGADVVDLETPAGTRRAVVTGGNDDGSDANGSDADGTDGAAAGDEVSVEVAMGRPSFDPADVPLADGRDEALIEEDVEGLTVTAVDTGVPHAVAFVDRGGDPGDAGGVDAVDLDAVAPPVRHADVFPEGANVTLAARTGDGTFDQRTYERGVEGETLACGTGAVAVGAVARDLGLTDHTDLAVSPPGGTLRITVPDDAPATLTGPAAREFDVDLPVPESSQEEEE from the coding sequence ATGAGCGAGTCGACGGGGCCGACCGGATCCGCTGGACAGTTGACGGTGCCGGCCGTGAAGTACCACGGGACGGGCAACGACTTCCTCGTCGTCGACGCCGCGGACGCCGAGGACGTGCCCGACCGCGGCGCGTTCGCCGTCCACCACTGCGACCGCGAGACCGGCGTCGAGGGGGCCGAGCGGACCGGCGCCGACGGCGTCCTCTTCATGCACGTCGATGAGGCGACAGTCCGCGGCGACAGTCCGGTCACCGCCACCATGACGCTCGTCCAGCCGGACGCCTCGATCGCGGAGATGTGCGGCAACGGCGCGCGCTGTGCGGCCGCGTGGGTGCGCGAACGCACCGGCGCGGACGTGGTCGACCTGGAGACGCCCGCGGGGACCCGTCGGGCGGTCGTCACCGGCGGAAACGATGACGGAAGCGACGCGAACGGAAGCGACGCCGACGGGACCGACGGGGCCGCCGCCGGCGACGAGGTCTCCGTCGAGGTGGCGATGGGCCGCCCGTCGTTCGATCCCGCGGACGTTCCGTTGGCCGACGGCCGCGACGAAGCCCTGATCGAGGAGGACGTGGAGGGGCTGACCGTCACCGCCGTCGACACCGGCGTCCCCCACGCGGTCGCGTTCGTCGACCGCGGCGGTGACCCCGGCGACGCCGGCGGCGTGGACGCGGTCGATCTGGACGCGGTCGCGCCGCCCGTCCGCCACGCCGACGTCTTCCCCGAGGGCGCGAACGTGACGCTCGCCGCCCGAACCGGCGACGGGACCTTCGATCAGCGCACCTACGAGCGCGGCGTCGAGGGCGAGACGCTCGCGTGCGGCACCGGCGCCGTCGCCGTCGGGGCTGTCGCGCGCGACCTCGGATTGACGGATCACACGGACCTCGCCGTGTCGCCGCCGGGCGGCACCCTGCGGATCACGGTTCCGGACGACGCGCCGGCGACGCTGACCGGGCCGGCCGCGCGGGAGTTCGACGTGGATCTCCCCGTTCCGGAGTCGAGTCAGGAGGAGGAGGAATGA
- the lysA gene encoding diaminopimelate decarboxylase: MSGEQSSEPDPGGAVAGGGPAIRRLADWDADRLHELAADHDTPLYVTDLNRVAENCARLRGAFPDADVKYAVKAHTGRAVLETVRESGLDAECASAGEVRRALDAGFPSERVDYTAVNPPARDLDSVVEWWEGHPELTITVGARDTLDRLAERGYDGRVCVRVNPGVGAGHHEKVRTGAAPKFGVPYDRAAEVVEEARDRFEVVGIHAHAGSGIHGEEDLAAHRDLVARMGELAREVGDEALEFVDVGGGFGVPYREEDPALDLTAVADATREALGDVDATLAVEPGRYVVADAGVLLTTVNTVKSTPDTTVAGVDAGMTDLLRPAMYDAYHAIRNLDASEGSAGGPVTVAGPICETGDTFCDGRDLPIPDRGDLLAVGNAGAYGYEMASTYNSRPRPAEVSLAGDVLRERETLAEVTLLERGGADE, from the coding sequence ATGAGCGGCGAACAGTCGTCCGAGCCGGATCCAGGGGGTGCGGTCGCCGGCGGCGGTCCGGCGATCCGCCGGCTCGCTGACTGGGACGCCGACCGCCTGCACGAACTGGCGGCCGACCACGACACCCCGCTGTACGTCACGGACCTCAACCGCGTCGCGGAGAACTGCGCACGGCTGCGCGGCGCGTTCCCGGACGCGGACGTGAAGTACGCGGTGAAGGCGCACACGGGCCGGGCGGTGTTGGAGACGGTCCGCGAATCCGGACTCGACGCCGAATGCGCGTCCGCCGGCGAGGTACGTCGAGCGCTCGACGCCGGCTTCCCGAGCGAGCGCGTCGACTACACGGCGGTCAATCCCCCCGCCCGCGACCTCGACAGCGTGGTCGAGTGGTGGGAGGGGCATCCCGAACTCACGATCACGGTCGGCGCGCGCGACACCCTCGACCGCCTCGCGGAGCGCGGCTACGACGGCCGCGTCTGCGTCCGCGTCAACCCCGGCGTCGGCGCGGGCCACCACGAGAAGGTTCGGACGGGCGCCGCGCCGAAGTTCGGTGTCCCGTACGATCGCGCCGCGGAGGTCGTCGAGGAGGCTCGCGACCGGTTCGAGGTGGTCGGGATCCACGCCCACGCCGGGTCGGGTATCCACGGCGAGGAGGACCTGGCGGCCCACCGCGACCTCGTCGCCCGGATGGGCGAGTTGGCGCGCGAGGTCGGGGACGAAGCACTGGAGTTCGTCGACGTGGGCGGCGGCTTCGGCGTCCCGTACCGCGAGGAGGATCCCGCCCTCGATCTGACCGCCGTCGCCGACGCGACCCGCGAGGCGCTCGGCGACGTGGACGCGACGCTCGCGGTCGAGCCCGGGCGCTACGTCGTCGCCGACGCCGGCGTCCTCCTGACGACGGTGAACACGGTGAAGTCGACGCCCGACACCACGGTCGCGGGCGTCGACGCCGGAATGACGGACCTGCTGCGCCCGGCGATGTACGACGCTTACCACGCGATCCGGAACCTCGACGCGTCCGAGGGGAGCGCCGGGGGGCCCGTCACCGTCGCCGGCCCGATCTGCGAGACTGGAGACACGTTCTGCGACGGGCGCGACCTCCCGATCCCCGATCGGGGCGACCTGCTCGCGGTCGGCAACGCCGGCGCCTACGGCTACGAGATGGCCTCGACGTACAACTCCCGGCCGCGGCCCGCGGAGGTGAGCCTCGCGGGCGACGTGCTCCGAGAGCGCGAGACGCTCGCGGAAGTTACCCTGCTGGAGCGCGGAGGGGCGGACGAATGA
- the dapA gene encoding 4-hydroxy-tetrahydrodipicolinate synthase — protein sequence MTTHHDTFAGVYPAMTTPFTDGTDEVDHEQLAADARRLADAGVDGLVPVGSTGEAATLTHDEHAEVVETVVEAADVPVIAGTGSNSTREALELSERAADAGADALLLISPYYNKPEPAGQYEHFATIADAVDLPQVVYNVPSRTGLNLDVDTVVDLAAHEHVQGYKAASGDANRISEIIERTRGETFDVLSGDDGMTLPLMSMGATGTISVVANVEPERTGAMVGAALDGDFQRAREIHHELGPLMRALFRETNPIPVKEAMAIRGYGPAEMRPPLTRGSDETLRVLTELLAELEDADSPPAEA from the coding sequence ATGACGACCCACCACGACACCTTCGCCGGGGTCTACCCGGCCATGACGACGCCGTTCACCGACGGCACCGACGAGGTCGACCACGAACAGCTCGCGGCCGATGCCCGCCGACTCGCCGACGCGGGCGTCGACGGCCTCGTCCCGGTCGGCTCGACCGGCGAGGCCGCGACGCTCACCCACGACGAACACGCCGAAGTCGTCGAGACCGTCGTCGAGGCCGCCGACGTGCCGGTGATCGCCGGCACCGGCTCGAACTCGACGCGGGAGGCGCTGGAGCTCTCCGAGCGCGCGGCCGACGCCGGCGCGGACGCGCTCCTGCTCATCTCGCCGTACTACAACAAGCCCGAGCCGGCGGGCCAGTACGAGCACTTCGCGACGATCGCCGACGCCGTCGACCTCCCGCAGGTCGTGTACAACGTCCCGAGCCGGACGGGGCTGAACCTCGACGTCGACACCGTCGTCGACCTCGCGGCACACGAGCACGTGCAGGGGTACAAGGCCGCCTCCGGCGACGCGAACCGGATCTCCGAGATCATCGAGCGCACGCGCGGGGAGACGTTCGACGTGCTCTCGGGCGACGACGGAATGACGCTCCCGCTCATGTCGATGGGCGCGACGGGCACCATCTCGGTCGTCGCCAACGTCGAGCCCGAACGGACCGGCGCGATGGTCGGCGCGGCCCTCGACGGCGATTTTCAGCGCGCCCGGGAGATCCACCACGAGCTCGGCCCGCTGATGCGCGCGCTGTTCCGCGAGACGAACCCGATCCCGGTGAAGGAGGCGATGGCGATCCGCGGATACGGGCCCGCCGAGATGCGCCCGCCGCTCACTCGCGGCAGCGACGAGACGCTGCGTGTGCTGACGGAGCTGCTCGCGGAGCTCGAGGACGCCGACTCGCCGCCTGCGGAGGCCTGA
- a CDS encoding phosphoribosyltransferase, with translation MSDLPDDFDCTVTNWEYIYGLCRDVSNQVKAANFEPDVVVALARGGWFAGRCICDFLGLNDLTSLKMEHYVGTAEKSGEPTVRYPMPEGSVTDKDVLIIDDIADTGGSIKRAHEYVADRDCGEVRTATLQLLQTSEFEPDFVGEQLEEWTWMVYPWNFIEDMIDLTTGAMEQADAETFTLEDVRRLLAEFHGIDRIEMEIAQPDRVGEVLGEMARRDVVRETTDGYRLLDNGAGGDAGEA, from the coding sequence ATGAGCGACCTCCCGGACGACTTCGACTGTACGGTCACCAATTGGGAGTACATCTACGGGCTGTGTCGGGACGTCTCGAATCAGGTGAAGGCCGCGAACTTCGAGCCAGACGTGGTCGTCGCGCTCGCGCGGGGCGGCTGGTTCGCGGGGCGGTGCATCTGTGACTTCCTCGGGCTGAACGACCTCACGAGCCTGAAGATGGAACACTACGTCGGCACCGCCGAGAAGTCCGGCGAGCCGACCGTTCGGTACCCGATGCCGGAGGGCAGCGTCACGGACAAGGACGTGCTCATCATCGACGACATCGCCGACACCGGCGGGTCGATCAAGCGCGCTCACGAGTACGTCGCCGACCGCGACTGCGGCGAGGTGCGCACGGCGACGCTGCAGCTGCTGCAGACCTCGGAGTTCGAGCCCGACTTCGTCGGCGAGCAGCTCGAGGAGTGGACGTGGATGGTGTATCCGTGGAACTTCATCGAGGACATGATCGACCTGACCACGGGCGCGATGGAACAGGCCGACGCCGAGACGTTCACGCTCGAGGACGTCCGCAGGCTCCTCGCGGAGTTCCACGGCATCGACCGCATCGAGATGGAGATCGCCCAGCCGGACCGCGTCGGGGAGGTGCTCGGGGAGATGGCGCGCCGCGACGTGGTGCGCGAGACGACCGACGGCTATCGCCTGCTCGACAACGGCGCCGGCGGCGACGCCGGCGAGGCGTGA